One segment of Strix aluco isolate bStrAlu1 chromosome 17, bStrAlu1.hap1, whole genome shotgun sequence DNA contains the following:
- the E2F1 gene encoding transcription factor E2F1: MAAAAAGGAAGLAALLGSASPHLLIVSAAEEPAGGGHPDADLLLFATPQPARPGAAPRRPALGRPPVKRKLNLETDHQYIAESLPVGRGKARNPAKGAKSPGEKSRYETSLNLTTKRFLELLSQSPDGVVDLNWAAEVLKVQKRRIYDITNVLEGIQLITKKSKNNIQWLGSQATVGAPGRHRLLEKELRELQAAERQLDDLIQTCTVQLRLLTEDPANQHAAYVTCQDLRSIVDPSEQMVMVIKAPPETQLQVSDPAEAFQVSVRSTQGPIDVFLCPEDSSGVCSPVKSPFKAAAEESSPSHSQARASPLLHPAQDVNMPLLPGEQETLLPGTSALPSKCPAEEVSLSPLASMDALLEQSREDFSGFLADEFINLSPPQAQDYHFGLEEGEGISELFDCDFGDFTPLDF; this comes from the exons atggcggcggcggcggcgggcggcgcggcggggctggcggcgctGCTGGGCAGCGCCTCCCCGCACCTCCTCATCGTCTCCGCCGCTGAGGAGCCCGCGGGCGGCGGCCACCCCGACGCCGACCTCCTGCTCTTCGCCACGCCGCAGcctgcccgccccggcgccgCGCCGAGACGGCCCGCGCTGGGCCGCCCGCCG GTGAAGAGGAAGCTGAACTTGGAGACGGATCACCAGTACATAGCAGAGAGCCTGCCGGTGGGCCGGGGCAAGGCCAGGAACCCCGCCAAAG GGGCAAAGTCTCCTGGGGAGAAGTCCCGCTACGAAACCTCGCTGAACCTCACCACCAAACGCTTTCTGGAGCTGCTGAGCCAGTCGCCTGACGGCGTGGTGGACCTCAACTGGGCAGCTGAGGTCCTGAAGGTGCAGAAGAGGCGCATCTACGACATCACCAATGTCCTGGAGGGCATCCAACTCATCACCAAGAAGTCCAAGAACAACATCCAGTGGCT GGGCAGCCAGGCCACCGTGGGGGCCCCCGGCCGGCACCGGCTGCTGGAGAAGGAGCTGCGGGAGCTGCAGGCTGCCGAGCGGCAGCTGGACGATCTCATCCAGACGTGCACGGTACAGCTGCGCCTGCTCACCGAGGACCCTGCCAACCAGCA CGCAGCctatgtgacctgccaggatctCCGCAGCATTGTGGACCCCTCGGAGCAAATGGTGATGGTTATCAAAGCTCCCCCGGAGACCCAGCTGCAGGTCTCAGACCcagcagag GCTTTCCAGGTCTCCGTGCGAAGCACTCAGGGCCCCATCGATGTCTTCCTCTGCCCCGAGGACAGCTCGGGGGTCTGTAGCCCTGTCAAGAGCCCCTTCAAAGCCGCCGCAGAGGAGTCGTCTCCCAGCCATTCACAGGCCAGAGCCTCCCCCCTCCTGCATCCTGCCCAGGACGTGAACATGCCGCTGCTGCCCGGAGAGCAAG AAACACTGCTGCCGGGGACAAGCGCGCTGCCCAGCAAGTGCCCGGCAGAGGAGGTGAGCCTCTCGCCACTGGCCTCCATGGACGCCCTcctggagcagagcagggaggattTTTCGGGTTTCTTGGCGGACGAGTTCATCAACCTGTCGCCGCCGCAGGCGCAGGACTACCACTTCGGCCTGGAGGAGGGTGAGGGCATCAGTGAGCTCTTTGACTGCGACTTTGGGGACTTCACGCCCTTGGACTTCTGA
- the ACTL10 gene encoding LOW QUALITY PROTEIN: actin-like protein 10 (The sequence of the model RefSeq protein was modified relative to this genomic sequence to represent the inferred CDS: inserted 7 bases in 6 codons; substituted 2 bases at 2 genomic stop codons) — translation MPKPALVMDNGXSLTRAGFAGQKLPKFVLRTMLLHPFSATMTWETQRHSTTAESAAGFAVAPRTYPLKHSIIGDWGGMENLWSHLFCARKALSEEQPVLMANSPSCPSTSREKVVEMLFERFXALHMANTGFLSLCAYGGVTGLAVEAGAGVSHVTSSCLGQTQRXGTYCPRVAGYLHSLLTQSPXHPAGLRALRKTTVIQLKKQCCYVSMDLHDQGYYHSARFQXPDGYWITLDKGWFCPEPLFQPKLLHQSSPGLPHLALQRLQKVXDHTRRDMVGNTTLSGSSSMFXGFPKRMCLELNALFHGTGXHVQLLASAESGTAAWAGGLMAASLTCFQHTWMAKGEYREHGATYTHKILQ, via the exons ATGCCAAAGCCTGCACTCGTTATGGACAACG AGAGCTTGACCCGGGCAGGCTTTGCAggccagaagctgcctaagtttGTGCTAAGGACCATGTTGCTGCATCCCTTCAGTGCAACCATGACATGGGAGACCCAGCGGCATTCCACCACCGCTGAAAGCGCAGCAGGCTTTGCCGTAGCACCCAGGACCTACCCACTCAAGCACAGCATCATCGGGGACTGGGGTGGCATGGAAAACCTGTGGAGCCACCTCTTCTGTGCCCGGAAAGCTCTCTCAGAGGAACAGCCAGTGCTCATGGCCAACTCCCCATCCTGCCCTTCCACCAGCAGGGAAAAGGTGGTGGAAATGCTTTTCGAGAGAT AGGCCCTGCACATGGCTAACACCGGGTTCCTCTCCCTCTGCGCCTATGGCGGAGTCACTGGCCTGGCTGTGGAGGCTGGGGCAGGAGTGTCCCATGtcacctcctcctgcctgggcCAGACCCAGCGGTAGGGCACTTACTGCCCCAGAGTGGCAGGCTACCTGCACAGCCTGCTGACCCAGAGCC GCCACCCCGCAGGGCTGAGGGCCTTGAGGAAGACCACAGTGATCCAGCTGAAGAAGCAGTGCTGCTATGTCTCCATGGACCTCCACGACCAAGGTTACTATCATTCAGCCAGATTTC GCCCCGATGGGTACTGGATAACCCTGGACAAGGGATGGTTCTGCCCGGAGCCGCTCTTCCAACCAAAGCTACTCCACCAAAGCTCCCCAGGGCTCCCCCACTTGGCCCTGCAGAGGCTGCAGAAGGT TGACCACACCAGGAGGGACATGGTGGGTAACACTACGCTGTCAGGGAGCTCCTCAATGT CTGGCTTTCCCAAGAGGATGTGCTTAGAGTTGAACGCCTTGTTCCATGGCACGGGCTGACACGTGCAGCTCCTGGCGAGCGCAGAGAGCGGCACAGCAGCCTGGGCCGGGGGCTTGATGGCAGCATCGCTCACATGCTTCCAGCACACGTGGATGGCAAAGGGCGAGTACCGGGAGCACGGTGCCACGTACACACACAAGATATTGCAGTAG
- the NECAB3 gene encoding N-terminal EF-hand calcium-binding protein 3 isoform X1: protein MMACAELLAVCLLSADRGPAPRRQPLPIFHDIFRRADKNDDGKLSFEEFKNYFADGILSSEELWELFSGIDRRHSEEPTVPHSSFSPCPSSPTFAPPPIHPALSNVETEKLCDYFSAYLGEYRNVLSALEALNSAVLAAMDKTKLRYETSSKMEQFLTRFLLRETMHQLQSLQASLECAVDTVEEQAGRERKDIKKSETSVGLRSGRRCGRRGQKNVCLSPTDPYSGMLTTGVCVEDNSQWMAQINRLQQLIEKLECKSPRLEPLKEEAMCEGRDAHILVAKRQISVATSSIEEFRQAFRSYTEVTAGQSSCLHVSACKLTDEACFILYEFWQDVTSWRSHLQSSCSKTFQRSIISLLESPELLTTMLFPASWWIMNSN from the exons ATGATGGCGTGCGCCGAGCTGCTGGCCGTGTGCCTGCTCTCAGCCgaccgcggccccgcgccccgccgccagccGCTCCCCATCTTCCACGAC ATTTTCCGACGAGCCGACAAGAATG atgaTGGGAAGCTGTCATTTGAGGAGTTCAAGAACTATTTCGCTGATGGGATCCTGAGCTCGGAGGAGCTGTGGGAGTTGTTCAGTGGCATTGACAGGCGTCATTCAGA AGAGCCCACGGTGCCACACTCATCCTTTTCTCCTTGTCCTTCCTCTCCGACCTTCGCTCCACCTCCCATCCACCCGGCGCTCAG tAATGTGGAGACGGAGAAATTGTGCG ATTATTTCTCAGCATATCTCGGGGAATACAGGAATGTGCTTTCCGCCCTGGAAGCCCTCAACTCTGCGGTCCTGGCAGCCATGGACAAAACCAAGCTG agGTACGAGACCTCCTCAAAGATGGAGCAGTTCTTGACCCGTTTCCTGCTGCGGGAAACCATGCACCAGCTGCAGTCCCTGCAGGCCTCGCTCGAGTGTGCCGTGGACACCGTGGAGGAGCAGGCGGGACGGGAGAG aaagGACATAAAGAAATCTGAGACCTCAGTTGGCCTGCGGTCAGGGAGACGATGTGGGCGCAGAGGACAGAAgaatgtctgtctgtctccaaCAGACCCCTACTCTGGGATGCTAACAACAG GTGTTTGTGTCGAAGACAACAGCCAGTGGATGGCACAGATcaacaggctgcagcagctcatCGAGAAGCTAGAGTGCAAG AGCCCACGCCTGGAGCCGCTAAAGGAGGAAGCGATGTGTGAAGGAAGAGATGCA CACATCCTGGTGGCCAAGAGGCAGATCTCAGTGGCGACGAGCAGCATTGAGGAGTTCCGCCAGGCGTTCAGGTCCTACACGGAGGTCACCGCCGggcagagcagctgcctgca CGTGTCTGCCTGCAAGCTGACGGACGAGGCCTGCTTCATCCTTTACGAGTTCTGGCAGGACGTGACTTCATGGAGAAG CCACTTGCAGTCCAGCTGCAGCAAGACTTTCCAGCGGTCCATCATCAGCTTGCTGGAGTCCCCGGAGCTGCTGACCACCATGCTCTTCCCAG cttccTGGTGGATCATGAACAGCAACTGA
- the NECAB3 gene encoding N-terminal EF-hand calcium-binding protein 3 isoform X2: MMACAELLAVCLLSADRGPAPRRQPLPIFHDIFRRADKNDDGKLSFEEFKNYFADGILSSEELWELFSGIDRRHSDNVETEKLCDYFSAYLGEYRNVLSALEALNSAVLAAMDKTKLRYETSSKMEQFLTRFLLRETMHQLQSLQASLECAVDTVEEQAGRERKDIKKSETSVGLRSGRRCGRRGQKNVCLSPTDPYSGMLTTGVCVEDNSQWMAQINRLQQLIEKLECKSPRLEPLKEEAMCEGRDAHILVAKRQISVATSSIEEFRQAFRSYTEVTAGQSSCLHVSACKLTDEACFILYEFWQDVTSWRSHLQSSCSKTFQRSIISLLESPELLTTMLFPASWWIMNSN; encoded by the exons ATGATGGCGTGCGCCGAGCTGCTGGCCGTGTGCCTGCTCTCAGCCgaccgcggccccgcgccccgccgccagccGCTCCCCATCTTCCACGAC ATTTTCCGACGAGCCGACAAGAATG atgaTGGGAAGCTGTCATTTGAGGAGTTCAAGAACTATTTCGCTGATGGGATCCTGAGCTCGGAGGAGCTGTGGGAGTTGTTCAGTGGCATTGACAGGCGTCATTCAGA tAATGTGGAGACGGAGAAATTGTGCG ATTATTTCTCAGCATATCTCGGGGAATACAGGAATGTGCTTTCCGCCCTGGAAGCCCTCAACTCTGCGGTCCTGGCAGCCATGGACAAAACCAAGCTG agGTACGAGACCTCCTCAAAGATGGAGCAGTTCTTGACCCGTTTCCTGCTGCGGGAAACCATGCACCAGCTGCAGTCCCTGCAGGCCTCGCTCGAGTGTGCCGTGGACACCGTGGAGGAGCAGGCGGGACGGGAGAG aaagGACATAAAGAAATCTGAGACCTCAGTTGGCCTGCGGTCAGGGAGACGATGTGGGCGCAGAGGACAGAAgaatgtctgtctgtctccaaCAGACCCCTACTCTGGGATGCTAACAACAG GTGTTTGTGTCGAAGACAACAGCCAGTGGATGGCACAGATcaacaggctgcagcagctcatCGAGAAGCTAGAGTGCAAG AGCCCACGCCTGGAGCCGCTAAAGGAGGAAGCGATGTGTGAAGGAAGAGATGCA CACATCCTGGTGGCCAAGAGGCAGATCTCAGTGGCGACGAGCAGCATTGAGGAGTTCCGCCAGGCGTTCAGGTCCTACACGGAGGTCACCGCCGggcagagcagctgcctgca CGTGTCTGCCTGCAAGCTGACGGACGAGGCCTGCTTCATCCTTTACGAGTTCTGGCAGGACGTGACTTCATGGAGAAG CCACTTGCAGTCCAGCTGCAGCAAGACTTTCCAGCGGTCCATCATCAGCTTGCTGGAGTCCCCGGAGCTGCTGACCACCATGCTCTTCCCAG cttccTGGTGGATCATGAACAGCAACTGA